A single window of Sphaerodactylus townsendi isolate TG3544 linkage group LG03, MPM_Stown_v2.3, whole genome shotgun sequence DNA harbors:
- the SMARCC2 gene encoding SWI/SNF complex subunit SMARCC2 isoform X13 → MAVRKKDGGPNVKYYEASDTVSQFDSARVWLGKNYKKYIQAEPPTNKSLSSLVVQLLQFQEEVFGKHVSNAPLTKLPIKCFLDFKAGGALCHILAAAYKFKSDQGWRRFDFQNPSRMDRNVEMFMTIEKSLVQNNCLSRPNIYLHPDIDPKLQAKLKDIIKRHQGTVTEDKNNASHIVFPVPGSLEEEEWVRPIMKRDKQVLLHWGYYPDSYDTWIAASEIEAPVEDAPTAEKPRKVHAKWILDTDTFNEWMNEEDYEVNDEKNPVSRRKKISAKTLTDEINSPDSDRRDKKGGNYKKRKRSPSPSPTPESKKKNAKKGPSTPYTKSKRGHREEEQEDLTKDMDEPSPVPNVEEVTLPKTVNTKKDSESAPVKGGTMTDLDEPEDESVETAGKDEEENNAGNKGEQTKNPDLHEDNVTEQTHHIIIPSYAAWFDYNSVHAIERRALPEFFNGKNKSKTPEIYLAYRNFMIDTYRLNPQEYLTSTACRRNLAGDVCAIMRVHAFLEQWGLINYQVDAESRPTPMGPLPTSHFHVLADTPSGLVPLQPKTPQSRQSDSDTKAGRKTKEIEDLVTETVKGKPEMTTASQQMLNFPDKGKEKPPDMQNFGLRTDMYTKKNAPSKSKAAASATREWTEQETLLLLEALEMYKDDWNKVSEHVGSRTQDECILHFLRLPIEDPYLEDSEASLGPLAYQPIPFSQSGNPVMSTVAFLASVVDPRVASAAAKSALEEFSKMKEEVPTALVEAHVRKVEEAAKVTGKADPAFGLESSGIAGTTSDELERIEESCTDENRAEPQPSEEKKEVKEPREGSLEEEVKEKLGEVPRKEEDKSKEADGEKEMDKNEGDPMADGDREKEPKDGQEEGPKDLSETDGERKTKVERDIGEGNLSTAAAAALAAAAVKAKHLAAVEERKIKSLVALLVETQMKKLEIKLRHFEELETIMDREREALEYQRQQLLADRQAFHMEQLKYAEMRARQQHFQQMHQQQQQQPPPPSLPTGSQSLPTSGAPLALAAHSMPASQTPVPATSSLGQPSSLAQTEQIGQPVAVQPQPAAAGAPQTGPSQTGQPSAGSHAQPPFPSQQPSSQLLPGAVPASVLPAMADQGPSLPPDPLAPSPSTATPVPPTQ, encoded by the exons TATATCCAAGCAGAGCCACCCACCAATAAGTCATTGTCCAGCCTAGTGGTGCAACTGTTGCAGTTCCAAGAGGAAGTGTTTGGGAAACATGTCAGTAATGCGCCTCTCACAAAGTTACCG atcAAATGTTTCTTAGATTTCAAAGCTGGTGGTGCTCTCTGTCACATCCTAGCAGCAGCTTATAAATTCAAGAGTGACCAAGGATG GCGGCGTTTCGATTTCCAGAATCCATCACGGATGGATCGCAATGTGGAGATGTTCATGACCATTGAAAAATCATTAGTTCAG AACAATTGCCTCTCCCGGCCTAACATCTATTTGCATCCAGACATCGACCCTAAATTGCAGGCCAAACTGAAAGacatcatcaaaaggcaccag ggAACAGTAACAGAAGATAAGAATAATGCTTCCCATATTGTCTTTCCTGTTCCTGGTAGCCTCGAGGAAG AAGAATGGGTTCGGCCCATCATGAAGAGAGACAAACAGGTTCTTCTGCACTGGGGTTACTACCCTGACAG CTATGACACTTGGATTGCAGCAAGCGAAATCGAAGCTCCTGTGGAAGATGCTCCAACAGCTGAGAAACCCCGGAAG GTCCATGCCAAGTGGATCCTAGACACAGATACTTTCAACGAGTGGATGAATGAAGAAGACTATGAGGTGAACGATGAGAAGAACCCCGTCTCTCGTAGGAAGAAAATTTCTGCCAAGACACTCACAGATGAG ATTAATAGTCCTGACTCAGACCGACGAGACAAGAAGGGGGGAAACTATAAAAAAAGGAAacgttctccctccccttcacccaCTCCAGAATCCAAGAAGAAGAATGCCAAGAAAGG GCCTTCCACTCCTTATACCAAATCAAAGCGTGGACATCGGGAAGAGGAGCAAGAGGACCTCACAAAAGACATGGACGAGCCTTCTCCTGTCCCCAATGTTGAAGAAGTCACACTACCAAAAACAG TGAACACCAAGAAAGACTCCGAATCTGCTCCTGTGAAGGGTGGCACCATGACTGATTTGG ATGAACCAGAGGATGAGAGCGTGGAGACTGCAGGAAAG GATGAAGAAGAGAACAATGCTGGCAACAAAGGAGAGCAGACAAAGAATCCCGACCTTCATGAAGACAACGTGACAGAACAGACCCATCACATTATCATCCCCAGTTACGCAGCCTGGTTCGACTATAACAG TGTTCATGCCATTGAACGAAGAGCCCTTCCAGAGTTTTTCAACGGCAAAAACAAGTCCAAGACTCCTGAAAT CTACTTGGCATACCGCAATTTCATGATTGACACATACCGGCTCAATCCGCAGGAGTACCTAACCTCCACTGCCTGTCGCCGCAATCTGGCTGGAGATGTCTGTGCCATCATGAG GGTCCATGCCTTCCTAGAACAGTGGGGACTCATTAATTATCAAGTGGATGCTGAGAGCCGGCCAACACCAATGGGACCACTACCTACGTCTCATTTCCACGTTCTGGCTGACACTCCTTCAGGGTTGGTGCCACTGCAGCCTAAGACACCCCAG AGCCGTCAGAGCGACAGCGACACCAAGGCTGGTCGGAAAACCAAGGAGATTGAGGACCTTGTCACAGAGACGGTGAAAGGGAAACCTGAAATG accacAGCTTCCCAGCAGATGTTGAACTTCCCGGACAAAGGCAAGGAGAAGCCACCAGACATGCAAAACTTTGGACTGCGCACTGACATGTACACCAAGAAGAATGCTCCCTCTAAG AGCAAAGCTGCTGCCAGTGCTACTCGTGAGTGGACAGAGCAGGAGACGCTGCTGCTGCTAGAG GCCTTGGAGATGTACAAGGATGACTGGAACAAGGTTTCCGAGCACGTTGGCAGCCGCACTCAGGACGAGTGCATTCTACACTTCCTGCGTCTCCCCATTGAGGACCCTTACCTGGAGGACTCAGAGGCCTCCCTTGGACCCTTAGCCTACCAGCCCATCCCCTTCAGCCAGTCAGGCAACCCTGTCATGAGCACGGTGGCATTCCTGGCTTCTGTCGTGGACCCTCGTGTAGCATCTGCAGCAGCCAAGTCGGCCCTAG AGGAGTTTTCCAAGATGAAGGAAGAGGTGCCTACAGCCTTGGTCGAAGCTCACGTCCGTAAGGTGGAGGAAGCCGCCAAAGTGACAGGCAAGGCAGACCCGGCATTTGGGCTGGAGAGCAGCGGAATTGCAGGGACCACATCCGATGAACTGGAGAGAATAG AAGAGAGCTGCACAGATGAGAATCGGGCAGAACCACAACCAtcagaggagaagaaagaggtgAAG GAGCCAAGAGAAGGATCCTTGGAGGAAGAAGTGAAAGAGAAACTCGGAGAAGTGCCTAGGAAAGAAGAGGATAAGAGCAAAGAGGCTGATGGAGAGAAGGAAATGGACAAGAACGAGGGGGATCCTATGG CTGATGGAGACAGGGAGAAAGAGCCCAAAGATGGCCAGGAAGAGGGACCCAAGGATCTTTCCGAGACTGATGGTGAACGGAAGACCAAGGTGGAGAGGGACATTGGTGAAGGTAACCTCTccactgcagcagctgctgctctggCTGCTGCAGCAGTAAAGGCAAAG CACTTGGCAGCAGTGGAAGAGCGTAAGATCAAGTCCCTGGTGGCCTTGCTGGTGGAGACACAGATGAAGAAACTTGAGATCAAGTTGAGGCACTTTGAGGAGCTGGAGACCATCATGGATCGGGAGCGTGAGGCA CTGGAGTACCAGAGACAGCAGCTCCTGGCTGACCGACAAGCCTTCCACATGGAGCAGCTCAAGTATGCAGAGATGCGCGCTCGTCAGCAGCATTTTCAACAAATgcatcagcagcagcaacagcagccgccGCCACCTTCTCTCCCCACTGGCTCACAGTCCCTCCCGACCTCGGGAGCTCCCCTGGCACTAGCTGCTCATTCCATGCCTGCCTCCCAGACACCTGTGCCAGCCACCAGCTCTTTAGGTCAGCCCAGCAGCCTGGCTCAGACAGAACAGATCGGGCAGCCAGTGGCGGTTCAGCCACAACCAGCAGCCGCTGGAGCACCACAAACAGGGCCCAGTCAAACTGGGCAGCCTTCTGCAGGTTCTCATG
- the SMARCC2 gene encoding SWI/SNF complex subunit SMARCC2 isoform X4: protein MAVRKKDGGPNVKYYEASDTVSQFDSARVWLGKNYKKYIQAEPPTNKSLSSLVVQLLQFQEEVFGKHVSNAPLTKLPIKCFLDFKAGGALCHILAAAYKFKSDQGWRRFDFQNPSRMDRNVEMFMTIEKSLVQNNCLSRPNIYLHPDIDPKLQAKLKDIIKRHQGTVTEDKNNASHIVFPVPGSLEEDCTYTEEWVRPIMKRDKQVLLHWGYYPDSYDTWIAASEIEAPVEDAPTAEKPRKVHAKWILDTDTFNEWMNEEDYEVNDEKNPVSRRKKISAKTLTDEINSPDSDRRDKKGGNYKKRKRSPSPSPTPESKKKNAKKGPSTPYTKSKRGHREEEQEDLTKDMDEPSPVPNVEEVTLPKTVNTKKDSESAPVKGGTMTDLDEPEDESVETAGKDEEENNAGNKGEQTKNPDLHEDNVTEQTHHIIIPSYAAWFDYNSVHAIERRALPEFFNGKNKSKTPEIYLAYRNFMIDTYRLNPQEYLTSTACRRNLAGDVCAIMRVHAFLEQWGLINYQVDAESRPTPMGPLPTSHFHVLADTPSGLVPLQPKTPQSRQSDSDTKAGRKTKEIEDLVTETVKGKPEMTTASQQMLNFPDKGKEKPPDMQNFGLRTDMYTKKNAPSKSKAAASATREWTEQETLLLLEALEMYKDDWNKVSEHVGSRTQDECILHFLRLPIEDPYLEDSEASLGPLAYQPIPFSQSGNPVMSTVAFLASVVDPRVASAAAKSALEEFSKMKEEVPTALVEAHVRKVEEAAKVTGKADPAFGLESSGIAGTTSDELERIGEGGERGAFRASTREVPSLDLAPCAVGTKKGAETQETRAGLASGLELTLNRLAQEESCTDENRAEPQPSEEKKEVKEPREGSLEEEVKEKLGEVPRKEEDKSKEADGEKEMDKNEGDPMADGDREKEPKDGQEEGPKDLSETDGERKTKVERDIGEGNLSTAAAAALAAAAVKAKHLAAVEERKIKSLVALLVETQMKKLEIKLRHFEELETIMDREREALEYQRQQLLADRQAFHMEQLKYAEMRARQQHFQQMHQQQQQQPPPPSLPTGSQSLPTSGAPLALAAHSMPASQTPVPATSSLGQPSSLAQTEQIGQPVAVQPQPAAAGAPQTGPSQTGQPSAGSHAQPPFPSQQPSSQLLPGAVPASVLPAMADQGPSLPPDPLAPSPSTATPVPPTQ, encoded by the exons TATATCCAAGCAGAGCCACCCACCAATAAGTCATTGTCCAGCCTAGTGGTGCAACTGTTGCAGTTCCAAGAGGAAGTGTTTGGGAAACATGTCAGTAATGCGCCTCTCACAAAGTTACCG atcAAATGTTTCTTAGATTTCAAAGCTGGTGGTGCTCTCTGTCACATCCTAGCAGCAGCTTATAAATTCAAGAGTGACCAAGGATG GCGGCGTTTCGATTTCCAGAATCCATCACGGATGGATCGCAATGTGGAGATGTTCATGACCATTGAAAAATCATTAGTTCAG AACAATTGCCTCTCCCGGCCTAACATCTATTTGCATCCAGACATCGACCCTAAATTGCAGGCCAAACTGAAAGacatcatcaaaaggcaccag ggAACAGTAACAGAAGATAAGAATAATGCTTCCCATATTGTCTTTCCTGTTCCTGGTAGCCTCGAGGAAG atTGTACATATACAG AAGAATGGGTTCGGCCCATCATGAAGAGAGACAAACAGGTTCTTCTGCACTGGGGTTACTACCCTGACAG CTATGACACTTGGATTGCAGCAAGCGAAATCGAAGCTCCTGTGGAAGATGCTCCAACAGCTGAGAAACCCCGGAAG GTCCATGCCAAGTGGATCCTAGACACAGATACTTTCAACGAGTGGATGAATGAAGAAGACTATGAGGTGAACGATGAGAAGAACCCCGTCTCTCGTAGGAAGAAAATTTCTGCCAAGACACTCACAGATGAG ATTAATAGTCCTGACTCAGACCGACGAGACAAGAAGGGGGGAAACTATAAAAAAAGGAAacgttctccctccccttcacccaCTCCAGAATCCAAGAAGAAGAATGCCAAGAAAGG GCCTTCCACTCCTTATACCAAATCAAAGCGTGGACATCGGGAAGAGGAGCAAGAGGACCTCACAAAAGACATGGACGAGCCTTCTCCTGTCCCCAATGTTGAAGAAGTCACACTACCAAAAACAG TGAACACCAAGAAAGACTCCGAATCTGCTCCTGTGAAGGGTGGCACCATGACTGATTTGG ATGAACCAGAGGATGAGAGCGTGGAGACTGCAGGAAAG GATGAAGAAGAGAACAATGCTGGCAACAAAGGAGAGCAGACAAAGAATCCCGACCTTCATGAAGACAACGTGACAGAACAGACCCATCACATTATCATCCCCAGTTACGCAGCCTGGTTCGACTATAACAG TGTTCATGCCATTGAACGAAGAGCCCTTCCAGAGTTTTTCAACGGCAAAAACAAGTCCAAGACTCCTGAAAT CTACTTGGCATACCGCAATTTCATGATTGACACATACCGGCTCAATCCGCAGGAGTACCTAACCTCCACTGCCTGTCGCCGCAATCTGGCTGGAGATGTCTGTGCCATCATGAG GGTCCATGCCTTCCTAGAACAGTGGGGACTCATTAATTATCAAGTGGATGCTGAGAGCCGGCCAACACCAATGGGACCACTACCTACGTCTCATTTCCACGTTCTGGCTGACACTCCTTCAGGGTTGGTGCCACTGCAGCCTAAGACACCCCAG AGCCGTCAGAGCGACAGCGACACCAAGGCTGGTCGGAAAACCAAGGAGATTGAGGACCTTGTCACAGAGACGGTGAAAGGGAAACCTGAAATG accacAGCTTCCCAGCAGATGTTGAACTTCCCGGACAAAGGCAAGGAGAAGCCACCAGACATGCAAAACTTTGGACTGCGCACTGACATGTACACCAAGAAGAATGCTCCCTCTAAG AGCAAAGCTGCTGCCAGTGCTACTCGTGAGTGGACAGAGCAGGAGACGCTGCTGCTGCTAGAG GCCTTGGAGATGTACAAGGATGACTGGAACAAGGTTTCCGAGCACGTTGGCAGCCGCACTCAGGACGAGTGCATTCTACACTTCCTGCGTCTCCCCATTGAGGACCCTTACCTGGAGGACTCAGAGGCCTCCCTTGGACCCTTAGCCTACCAGCCCATCCCCTTCAGCCAGTCAGGCAACCCTGTCATGAGCACGGTGGCATTCCTGGCTTCTGTCGTGGACCCTCGTGTAGCATCTGCAGCAGCCAAGTCGGCCCTAG AGGAGTTTTCCAAGATGAAGGAAGAGGTGCCTACAGCCTTGGTCGAAGCTCACGTCCGTAAGGTGGAGGAAGCCGCCAAAGTGACAGGCAAGGCAGACCCGGCATTTGGGCTGGAGAGCAGCGGAATTGCAGGGACCACATCCGATGAACTGGAGAGAATAGGTGAGGGGGGCGAGCGGGGCGCCTTCCGCGCTTCAACCCGTGAAGTGCCCTCGTTGGACCTCGCCCCGTGTGCGGTGGGGACTAAGAAGGGTGCCGAGACGCAAGAGACCAGAGCCGGCCTGGCTTCCGGCCTGGAGCTCACACTCAATCGCCTGGCTCAGG AAGAGAGCTGCACAGATGAGAATCGGGCAGAACCACAACCAtcagaggagaagaaagaggtgAAG GAGCCAAGAGAAGGATCCTTGGAGGAAGAAGTGAAAGAGAAACTCGGAGAAGTGCCTAGGAAAGAAGAGGATAAGAGCAAAGAGGCTGATGGAGAGAAGGAAATGGACAAGAACGAGGGGGATCCTATGG CTGATGGAGACAGGGAGAAAGAGCCCAAAGATGGCCAGGAAGAGGGACCCAAGGATCTTTCCGAGACTGATGGTGAACGGAAGACCAAGGTGGAGAGGGACATTGGTGAAGGTAACCTCTccactgcagcagctgctgctctggCTGCTGCAGCAGTAAAGGCAAAG CACTTGGCAGCAGTGGAAGAGCGTAAGATCAAGTCCCTGGTGGCCTTGCTGGTGGAGACACAGATGAAGAAACTTGAGATCAAGTTGAGGCACTTTGAGGAGCTGGAGACCATCATGGATCGGGAGCGTGAGGCA CTGGAGTACCAGAGACAGCAGCTCCTGGCTGACCGACAAGCCTTCCACATGGAGCAGCTCAAGTATGCAGAGATGCGCGCTCGTCAGCAGCATTTTCAACAAATgcatcagcagcagcaacagcagccgccGCCACCTTCTCTCCCCACTGGCTCACAGTCCCTCCCGACCTCGGGAGCTCCCCTGGCACTAGCTGCTCATTCCATGCCTGCCTCCCAGACACCTGTGCCAGCCACCAGCTCTTTAGGTCAGCCCAGCAGCCTGGCTCAGACAGAACAGATCGGGCAGCCAGTGGCGGTTCAGCCACAACCAGCAGCCGCTGGAGCACCACAAACAGGGCCCAGTCAAACTGGGCAGCCTTCTGCAGGTTCTCATG
- the SMARCC2 gene encoding SWI/SNF complex subunit SMARCC2 isoform X11, translated as MAVRKKDGGPNVKYYEASDTVSQFDSARVWLGKNYKKYIQAEPPTNKSLSSLVVQLLQFQEEVFGKHVSNAPLTKLPIKCFLDFKAGGALCHILAAAYKFKSDQGWRRFDFQNPSRMDRNVEMFMTIEKSLVQNNCLSRPNIYLHPDIDPKLQAKLKDIIKRHQGTVTEDKNNASHIVFPVPGSLEEDCTYTEEWVRPIMKRDKQVLLHWGYYPDSYDTWIAASEIEAPVEDAPTAEKPRKVHAKWILDTDTFNEWMNEEDYEVNDEKNPVSRRKKISAKTLTDEINSPDSDRRDKKGGNYKKRKRSPSPSPTPESKKKNAKKGPSTPYTKSKRGHREEEQEDLTKDMDEPSPVPNVEEVTLPKTVNTKKDSESAPVKGGTMTDLDEPEDESVETAGKDEEENNAGNKGEQTKNPDLHEDNVTEQTHHIIIPSYAAWFDYNSVHAIERRALPEFFNGKNKSKTPEIYLAYRNFMIDTYRLNPQEYLTSTACRRNLAGDVCAIMRVHAFLEQWGLINYQVDAESRPTPMGPLPTSHFHVLADTPSGLVPLQPKTPQSRQSDSDTKAGRKTKEIEDLVTETVKGKPEMQTTASQQMLNFPDKGKEKPPDMQNFGLRTDMYTKKNAPSKSKAAASATREWTEQETLLLLEALEMYKDDWNKVSEHVGSRTQDECILHFLRLPIEDPYLEDSEASLGPLAYQPIPFSQSGNPVMSTVAFLASVVDPRVASAAAKSALEEFSKMKEEVPTALVEAHVRKVEEAAKVTGKADPAFGLESSGIAGTTSDELERIESCTDENRAEPQPSEEKKEEPREGSLEEEVKEKLGEVPRKEEDKSKEADGEKEMDKNEGDPMADGDREKEPKDGQEEGPKDLSETDGERKTKVERDIGEGNLSTAAAAALAAAAVKAKHLAAVEERKIKSLVALLVETQMKKLEIKLRHFEELETIMDREREALEYQRQQLLADRQAFHMEQLKYAEMRARQQHFQQMHQQQQQQPPPPSLPTGSQSLPTSGAPLALAAHSMPASQTPVPATSSLGQPSSLAQTEQIGQPVAVQPQPAAAGAPQTGPSQTGQPSAGSHAQPPFPSQQPSSQLLPGAVPASVLPAMADQGPSLPPDPLAPSPSTATPVPPTQ; from the exons TATATCCAAGCAGAGCCACCCACCAATAAGTCATTGTCCAGCCTAGTGGTGCAACTGTTGCAGTTCCAAGAGGAAGTGTTTGGGAAACATGTCAGTAATGCGCCTCTCACAAAGTTACCG atcAAATGTTTCTTAGATTTCAAAGCTGGTGGTGCTCTCTGTCACATCCTAGCAGCAGCTTATAAATTCAAGAGTGACCAAGGATG GCGGCGTTTCGATTTCCAGAATCCATCACGGATGGATCGCAATGTGGAGATGTTCATGACCATTGAAAAATCATTAGTTCAG AACAATTGCCTCTCCCGGCCTAACATCTATTTGCATCCAGACATCGACCCTAAATTGCAGGCCAAACTGAAAGacatcatcaaaaggcaccag ggAACAGTAACAGAAGATAAGAATAATGCTTCCCATATTGTCTTTCCTGTTCCTGGTAGCCTCGAGGAAG atTGTACATATACAG AAGAATGGGTTCGGCCCATCATGAAGAGAGACAAACAGGTTCTTCTGCACTGGGGTTACTACCCTGACAG CTATGACACTTGGATTGCAGCAAGCGAAATCGAAGCTCCTGTGGAAGATGCTCCAACAGCTGAGAAACCCCGGAAG GTCCATGCCAAGTGGATCCTAGACACAGATACTTTCAACGAGTGGATGAATGAAGAAGACTATGAGGTGAACGATGAGAAGAACCCCGTCTCTCGTAGGAAGAAAATTTCTGCCAAGACACTCACAGATGAG ATTAATAGTCCTGACTCAGACCGACGAGACAAGAAGGGGGGAAACTATAAAAAAAGGAAacgttctccctccccttcacccaCTCCAGAATCCAAGAAGAAGAATGCCAAGAAAGG GCCTTCCACTCCTTATACCAAATCAAAGCGTGGACATCGGGAAGAGGAGCAAGAGGACCTCACAAAAGACATGGACGAGCCTTCTCCTGTCCCCAATGTTGAAGAAGTCACACTACCAAAAACAG TGAACACCAAGAAAGACTCCGAATCTGCTCCTGTGAAGGGTGGCACCATGACTGATTTGG ATGAACCAGAGGATGAGAGCGTGGAGACTGCAGGAAAG GATGAAGAAGAGAACAATGCTGGCAACAAAGGAGAGCAGACAAAGAATCCCGACCTTCATGAAGACAACGTGACAGAACAGACCCATCACATTATCATCCCCAGTTACGCAGCCTGGTTCGACTATAACAG TGTTCATGCCATTGAACGAAGAGCCCTTCCAGAGTTTTTCAACGGCAAAAACAAGTCCAAGACTCCTGAAAT CTACTTGGCATACCGCAATTTCATGATTGACACATACCGGCTCAATCCGCAGGAGTACCTAACCTCCACTGCCTGTCGCCGCAATCTGGCTGGAGATGTCTGTGCCATCATGAG GGTCCATGCCTTCCTAGAACAGTGGGGACTCATTAATTATCAAGTGGATGCTGAGAGCCGGCCAACACCAATGGGACCACTACCTACGTCTCATTTCCACGTTCTGGCTGACACTCCTTCAGGGTTGGTGCCACTGCAGCCTAAGACACCCCAG AGCCGTCAGAGCGACAGCGACACCAAGGCTGGTCGGAAAACCAAGGAGATTGAGGACCTTGTCACAGAGACGGTGAAAGGGAAACCTGAAATG cagaccacAGCTTCCCAGCAGATGTTGAACTTCCCGGACAAAGGCAAGGAGAAGCCACCAGACATGCAAAACTTTGGACTGCGCACTGACATGTACACCAAGAAGAATGCTCCCTCTAAG AGCAAAGCTGCTGCCAGTGCTACTCGTGAGTGGACAGAGCAGGAGACGCTGCTGCTGCTAGAG GCCTTGGAGATGTACAAGGATGACTGGAACAAGGTTTCCGAGCACGTTGGCAGCCGCACTCAGGACGAGTGCATTCTACACTTCCTGCGTCTCCCCATTGAGGACCCTTACCTGGAGGACTCAGAGGCCTCCCTTGGACCCTTAGCCTACCAGCCCATCCCCTTCAGCCAGTCAGGCAACCCTGTCATGAGCACGGTGGCATTCCTGGCTTCTGTCGTGGACCCTCGTGTAGCATCTGCAGCAGCCAAGTCGGCCCTAG AGGAGTTTTCCAAGATGAAGGAAGAGGTGCCTACAGCCTTGGTCGAAGCTCACGTCCGTAAGGTGGAGGAAGCCGCCAAAGTGACAGGCAAGGCAGACCCGGCATTTGGGCTGGAGAGCAGCGGAATTGCAGGGACCACATCCGATGAACTGGAGAGAATAG AGAGCTGCACAGATGAGAATCGGGCAGAACCACAACCAtcagaggagaagaaagag GAGCCAAGAGAAGGATCCTTGGAGGAAGAAGTGAAAGAGAAACTCGGAGAAGTGCCTAGGAAAGAAGAGGATAAGAGCAAAGAGGCTGATGGAGAGAAGGAAATGGACAAGAACGAGGGGGATCCTATGG CTGATGGAGACAGGGAGAAAGAGCCCAAAGATGGCCAGGAAGAGGGACCCAAGGATCTTTCCGAGACTGATGGTGAACGGAAGACCAAGGTGGAGAGGGACATTGGTGAAGGTAACCTCTccactgcagcagctgctgctctggCTGCTGCAGCAGTAAAGGCAAAG CACTTGGCAGCAGTGGAAGAGCGTAAGATCAAGTCCCTGGTGGCCTTGCTGGTGGAGACACAGATGAAGAAACTTGAGATCAAGTTGAGGCACTTTGAGGAGCTGGAGACCATCATGGATCGGGAGCGTGAGGCA CTGGAGTACCAGAGACAGCAGCTCCTGGCTGACCGACAAGCCTTCCACATGGAGCAGCTCAAGTATGCAGAGATGCGCGCTCGTCAGCAGCATTTTCAACAAATgcatcagcagcagcaacagcagccgccGCCACCTTCTCTCCCCACTGGCTCACAGTCCCTCCCGACCTCGGGAGCTCCCCTGGCACTAGCTGCTCATTCCATGCCTGCCTCCCAGACACCTGTGCCAGCCACCAGCTCTTTAGGTCAGCCCAGCAGCCTGGCTCAGACAGAACAGATCGGGCAGCCAGTGGCGGTTCAGCCACAACCAGCAGCCGCTGGAGCACCACAAACAGGGCCCAGTCAAACTGGGCAGCCTTCTGCAGGTTCTCATG